Below is a genomic region from Zea mays cultivar B73 chromosome 9, Zm-B73-REFERENCE-NAM-5.0, whole genome shotgun sequence.
GAGGGGAGGAgacgaggagaggagaggagaggaagggACGAGCATTACTGCATTAGCACCCAACTTCTTTGGAGATAATAAGGGCATGTATAGTGGTGTTTAATATGGGGGCTCTTAAGGTGTTTTAggggttatttgcaaaaaaatcttagagccgtctctccgtgaagagacgcctctagctcgtaaaccaagtaacaacagacgcctcacttcTCACTGTACGAATTtatcgtctgttctatcgatctgatgctatacaaatacatttaattctgtatttattaatagactacgtttataGACACTTCATTGTACAATAGAGTCTCTTAATTGTCTCCTATGCTTCGAGAACCGTTTTagtgtctctccactgtacatgccctaacaAGCTCGATCGACGACCCGCCGCGAGCATGCATAACTCTTGCGTTGCTCACGAGCTCtgcagcggctgacaggcgggggccGCCAGTGTGCTTTCCTCTGCTAGATCAAATCTCTCCAAGTACCAAGGTACTAGGGATAGCAATTTTACTCGCGGGTTCGGATATCCGACCCGTCGGGTATGGATTCGGGCACGAAATTTGACCCGTGGGTCTTACCCGTACTCGATCCGATTTTATTATGGGTCGGGTACGGATTTGATTTCTTACCCGCGGGTACCCGACGAATATCCGAAAATAGTGATTTTAGATTTTCAACCTATCAGTACGCTAGCTAGCCGTCCACCCTCGACAGCTCATCATACTGTCATCCCTCCATGTCTGTTGATGCTTCTGATATAGTTCTAGTACTAGTGCCAGTACGTAGTACTAGTGCTATCTAGTACAAGTACTTGAGCTAAGAGAGTGTTAATACACCAGACGACTATGCTTGCTACTCTCCGATTTTGACGAGTTGGAAGTTTATTAGCAAAAAAAAACATTAGCAACACATGTCCAGGGCTACATTTACACGACTGCACCGTGCAACAACATTATGTGCCTCCGCTGATCATGGCGATGTGCGACGCTCAGAACAGCACTATACTTCATTTAGGGAGAATGCACCAAGCTGCTGTACCCGACGGATACTCGATATCCGTCCGATACCCGATAGGTACGGGCACGGGTACAAAAATTTAATCGTGGGCATAGTCATGGGCGGATATAGATAATCCCCGCGGATATAGTCGCGGACTGGTATTTACTCTATCCAATCCGAacccgacccattgccatccATACCCGGGACCAGGGTTATTATTTATTAACTTATATTTGGAGCCTCCGATGAACATGTGTCAGTTTGGATGTGTAGCTAAGCCGCGTTGTTGCAGCCTTCTTCGGGGGCCCGTAGTTTGGAAGTTGCTAGTTTTTCCCAAGGGAATTTTAGGACAAATCGACCCTCCTCCTTTTCTAGGAGGGCCTAAATAATCAGGGGTCCTTTGTGCAAGCATAAACGCATGTATATCTATCTTGTCTTACGCATGATCCTCACGCCCGAATTTTTTTTAGCCTTTTTTCATCTCACGTGAGATGAGAGCTCATCGGGTTTAGATCATCGTGACTTACCGCGCAGAGACTACACGAATCAGCGTTATAGGTCATCGCGTTAAAGTATTATAGTATAAATGACATGGATATAGGAGTGGTAATAGATCGCGTGATCTAAATACTTCTTCACAAAATAATAGGTctttaaataaattttagtttaaaaatgaataaaaataggGTCTGATCTGATCATTAAATCTTATgtgtaaaatttagagtctaTTGTCAACCCTACGTGGATATTATTATAGAtgttgtttggttcacgaaatgtaatcTAAATGATAATGGTATTGATTCACGCTTGATTACcggcggtaacaagtttgaatagaaCTTTATCAGTTTCTAGTATGATATCTGATTACGTTGGACTTAAACAAATATGGTTTAACGTTATCAGTTATCGTTCACCTTTCAAATatatgaaccaaacaacaccaTAGTTCTAGTGCAAAGGCAAGGTGTCATGATCTATGATGTCGAGATCCAAATCATATATCTCAATATCTCTTTACTCTCAAAGTTGTCTCTTTTCTCCGTCTTGATTCACCTACAGCTACCTAGCCCCCCTTGAAGATGAGTTTTTTTATTACTAGTAACTTAGTGTCGGGGATTGGATCCTCCAACCCCTAAGGGCACGAGTCAGAGGGGGTGGAGGGAGGCCCGCCTAAATAAATTTGTTTGCCTACAGATGATTCTTGTGCGTCGACTTTGAGGGTTGAGCGAGGCACAACCAGACAAAGGGGTCAGACGAACCGCAAGGAAGCCACCCACGTGTGGCCAACATACTCCTCTTGCCATCAAAATCGTGCATGCCACATTTATTAATTTTTTCTAGCACCGAGTCACAACGCAGTAAGGAACTGGTCCTCCTCTCACTCATGGCCTATGAGTCTTTGACCTGAGCCCCACTCATGACCCGGAAGACCTAGGCATGAGTCCTCGGACGCCCTACGAAGCATGCAATACAACGAAGGGAAGCACGGCTGGAGATTTACAAAGCAGAGATATCGACGCATGGCAAGGCTTTTACCGGGGTCTCCACTTTACCTTAGCACAACGATCTCAAGCCATCTGTAACAGACCCTCCTTGGCATATAATAAAAGGAGGATACCCAAACCGAGAGCACATACGCGATATGAAATCGTTCTAGTCTTTTGGACAGTATAACTGATACATCttgcataaataaataaataaataaataaaaggctATAACGGATACTACATACATTCGTTCTTAAATATTTGTcgtccgctagttcatttttaactaaattgcgacaaataaaaaagaacgaatGGAGTATTAAATAAAAGGCTATATAAGATAAAGAAACGTTAAATAGAACTCGGTTGCCATGTTCTCGGAATTTGTAactgtttatcatttttgcaagATAATAAACTCAAATACTCATGTATGAAAGCTACAAATATACATCAGCAATCTCTCTCAGTATTTCTGTCAAAATTGGCAGTTGGAACAGCTTAAGTACCAGTTACATGTAAATATTTTGAGGCCACAAAACCATAATGATATGCGCAATGATCGAGGCCACAACTAAACTTCTAAAGATTGGCCTAACTTCGCAACCTGACAGCAAACAAAAGAGACATCAGGCTCCAGACGTGAATGGACAACCTCTTACGCTATCCATATTGTCCAACTGTCTGCGATGCGAACATTGGGCCTCCGGATTGTTGGCACAACTGGGCTGGAACCACTCCTTAAACTAATTGGCCCTGATTCAATTTCTACTTCTTGGTTTCCAGGCTCAATAATAGCCTTCTTCACTCCGGATCGTAAACCGAGGACTATAATTCTTTCAATCACGCAACCACTTGTAAATTTCTTGCTCAAATTGTCAGGTGCGATATTGAATGAAGTTAGCTTATTGTCTGCAAAGACAAATCGGCGATGGCTGAATGCCCCTTGCTGGTAATCATAGCTTTTGCCGTCATCCATATAAAGTTCGCCTTCTGCAGCACCAGAGCTATTGAGGGCTATCACCTGATCAATGCAATACAACATAAGTTAATTAGTTTATTTGGATTGGATATATTTGAGACTAAATTGTACCAGTAGGTAAGCTACTTCGACCAAAAATGCTGGAAAGTGTCACATATTTAGCTGATATAAATTTTCCCCTTGTCTAACAAACCAATGAATCTGATATCAATTTAAACAAACATTAAAAATGGATGTATTATTTGAGCACCAGAACAAGAAGTAGCAGGAAAGTAGCAAGCTACTGAGGTACATATGCAACTTGTCTCCAGTACAAACTATCGAGAAAATATCAGCCACAGGTTTTATACTTACAACCCACAGATCACAAATATGTTCATTAATACACTGACACAGTTCACAAGGTTTTGACTAGCAATATATGACATAAAATGAAAGGATTACATGTTAAAGAAGTGCTTCTCATGACGGATCTACTGGCACCTATCTTAAATAGTTAATTAATCTAATTTTTTCGTGTATTGTTAGTCATCTTTGAAGCATTGTCTCCGCATTTATGGGGGAAAGGttgcctcggtttatcccttTCTTAGATCCCACTCATATGGGAGCCTTCGGCACTGAGTTTTCCCTTTTTAAAGGGAAGACCTACTGTAGTGGTGAGAACTCTCACTGAGTCACTAGATTGTGGGCTCAAAGCAACGTCTTCGGCTCTCCACATTTGCAAGGGAAaggcttgcctcggtttatcccttccccagaccccactcatgtgggagcctctgGCACTAGGTCTGCCCCCCTTTCAATTGTTACTGAAAGTTACTGATAGGTGAAAGCAAAGGTATTGCTCGGGAAATTGGTAGATTGATTAGAAGGCCAATAAACAGGGGTACATATATAGGCAAGGACAAGGAGGACCCAAGGTTGGTTTATAGAAGTATGACCACCGTCAGATCTCCTTGCCTAATATAATAGCAAACAATCTATAATGATCATAATTGGCTGCCTCCCCCACCCCACCCCACCCTCGTGCGGCAGTCAGGGCGTCGACACAGATGCTCGTACTGGTCCTAAACTCCTGAAAGACTATCGAAGGTAGACCCTTGGTGAAAAAGTCAGCATACTAAGATGACATCGGCACATGAAGGACGCGAACACCACCAATGGCAACACACTCCTGAATAAAATGGAGGTCGGTCTCAATGTGTTTGTTGCGTTGATATTGAACCGAGTTGGAGGACATGTAGACGACGTTGATATTGTCGCAATACactaaggctatctccagcagatcCCCTGTCTCGTCCCCTATCACGTCCCCTATTTCAAACTTCTCTCTGCAAACAGTGTCATCTACAGTTTCATGTCCCCTATTTTCCAAACTCTACTGGAGACAGTCTATGGTGGACCGAATGGGTGGAGAGTGGAGTTCATACAGAAGTTGTCAAAGCCAAGTAGTCTCGGCCACGCCATTAGCCACACCACGATACTCTATTTCAGCGCTAGACCTGGAGTCGGTGTTCTAGCATTTGTAGGACCAGAAAACGAGGTTGTCCCCAAGGAACACGGCATAGCCCGAGATGAACTTGCAAGCGTCGGGATAGTTGGTCCAGTCTGTGTCAAAGTAGACAACCAGATCGGACTGTGTTAAAGGTCGAAGAAGTAGCCCAAGGTGAAGACTACTACGAATGTACTGCAAAATGCGCTTCAGAGGTACATGATAAGGCTCCCGAGGGTCATGCATGTGGAGGCAGACCTGCTGGACAGCGTAGGAGATATCTAGACGTGTGAAGATAGGGTACTATAAAGCACCAACCGAACTCTAGAAATCTACAACGTCCCTAATGATGGCATCATCCAACATCGAAACCTTGGGATAGGAATCCACTGAAGTGGAGCAAGGCTTACACAAAGCCATGCTCCTGCGGTCAAGGATTTCTTGCATGTACTGTCGCTACGAGAGAAAGAGGCCATTAGGGTACCATTGAACCTACATTCTGAGGAAGTAATGGAGGTTGCCCATGTCCTTCGTCAAGAATTCCTGTTGCATGGGTGCTGTCAAGAGTGGAGGTGGCCTCGGTAGCCTCGCGCTCATGAGCATTGCAGGTGAGCGCGTTGTGGCAACGACTTCCTGCTCGGCAGCCTAGGCGCACTTAAGAGCAACATCACGAGCGACACGACATCGGCCTGTTGGCGCTCTAGGTTGGAGGCGCGAGCATGGGAGGCCTTATCATCAAGGGCACCGAGAGCAGATGCAACGGCGACGAAAAAAATTGGCAAGCCGGATGGGAGTTCCGGCCATGGATGTGACGAAAAGAGGATACTCATGCGGGCGCGCAGGGCGCATAACCAGTGTGCGTAGGATGCGCAGCCAGGGGGCACAAGAGCTAGGGCAGCAGAAGGAAAACCTAGGCGTCAGATACAATGAAAGCAGAGGTATTGCATGGAAAATTGATAGATCGATTAGAAGGCCACTAGGCAGGGGTACATATACAGGCAAGAAGGAGCCAACGTTGGTTCATAGAAGTATGACCACCATCGGATCTCCTTGCCTAATATATTAGCATCAATCTATAATGACCATAATGGGCCAATAGGCAATAGCGGAATAGCCCATGCACCTATGTAGTTGTCTAACTATAGGACTCCTAAAATGGCATATCTTTGTGATTGGAAACGTAAAAACTATTTCCACATCAAGGAAACAAACAAGTGGTTGGAACTACGATTATACCAAATGAAATCAATGAACAAGATGAACTGAATAGATAAAATTATTTTTTACATTGGATCAACATGTTTGACATACCAGAGTGTATGGATCATTCACCATCTGAGTAGAACTGCGTCTGAATCTGTCCTTTCTTGGCACAATTGTACCAGCCCTTTGGAAGCTGGGAATACTATCTTCTAAAACCTGTAGCTTGTGTGTCACACTTCCCTTGTATGGAGATCCATTTCTCAAGTCATACCACGACTCCTTCCCAGGAAGGTAGACCGACACTGATTTCTGGCCCTGCATGAAGATTGACATCTTAACAGTTAAATTCTTTCATTTCAGTAAATTATTCATTAGCCATGAAAAGCATGTAGTTTTTATACCTCTTCATATATTCCTTGAGCTAAAAGGCTTGGTCCGACCATAAATGCCTCACCATTGTTATATGTTTCTTTGTCTTCAGGGAATTCTAACCATAAAGGACGCATGACAGGAATGCCATTCACACTAGCCTCTCTAAACAGCGTGTAGAAGTAGGGCAACAGTGAATACCGCATATGAATCGCCTCCCTTATTATGGCAGTTCTTCGCTCCCTAGAGTAAGGTGATTATGTTAGTATTGAAAATAAGTATGAAACATACAAAAAACGCAAGAATGAAGTCTCGCCATGTGAGTTTTCTTCCCCTCTAATATCAGACATGTTGGACAGAAATCACAGAACTTCAAAGATAAAACTTCAAAAAAGAGCAGTATCTGAACAATTACCCAAATAACCATGGCTCACGTCTCTTGGTGTCATGGTGAGCGTGACCCCTAAAGAAAGGATAAAAGGCTCCTACTTGATACCAACGCACCAACAGGTCCGGTTCTGGGTTTCCAAAAAATCCACCAACATCCGCGCCTGTTGAAACTTCAAGGGTTAATAAAGTTTTTGCATCAGGATTACTGAAGAGAATATGGAAGGTAGTCCCACCCACCAGAGAAAGGCAAACCAGTAAGACCAAGAATTAAGACCATTGGGATAGAAGATTTCAGGTGATCCCAATCAGCAGAGTTGTCGCCTGTCCAGACTGCACCATACCGTTGACTTCCAGCAAAGAAAGCCCTTGACAAAACAAAGGGTCTATGTTTCCCCTTGTCTCGCTTGAGAAGTCCGTCTGCAGTAGCCATATGGAAGTAGTACCCATATGCATTGTGCAATTCTCGGTGTTCAACATCTCCATAATGCATCGCATCCCTGGGCATGGTGACCTATTTAAGGAAAAACAAATGCTTAACCAAGAATGCGCAAGTCTTGTTATCTCCTATATATTTCAATCATTACAACTCAAAAGAGAATGCAGGGTATCACAATTAAGGCCATGTTTGTTTaccctctagattatataatccagcttaaTTAAGTTAAGAGGCAAACATACAATACAGATTATTaagtggattatataatctagatgcctagattatgataatccataagcaggtCATTGTGtgcttatataatctataagctggattatataatcataGAAGGAAACAAACAGGGACTAACCTCAGGGCCATTGAAGACAGATGGCTCATTCATATCGTTCCAAATGTAGAGTGTTGGAGTTGATCCCTTGTAATTTTCATAGGAGAACTTGTCAGCCCACCACTCGCGTATCTCAGGATTCAGCATGTCAGGATAGGAAGATGATCCAGGCCAGCACCACCCATCATAGTCATTCCCATTTGCATCTTTCACATAGTACCCCTTGTCTGTTGCCTCCTGGTGGAGGTGGAATGAACTGTCCCGCTTGATATGAGGATCCACGATGGTGACCATCTTCCTCCCCTTATCTGCTATCTTCCGCTGCATCTCCTCTGGATTGGGGAAGGCAGAATGATCCCATGTAAAGTACCGCTTGCCATCTGTGTGCTCAATGTCGAGCCAGAGCACATCATATGGAATATCATGCTCATCAAAACCAGCATCTACACTGTCAACATCTGCCTCATCCCGGTAGTTCCACCGGCATTGGTGATACGCTATAGCAAACTGCTGTGGCATTGAAGGTGTGCCTGACACACTTATGTACTGCTTGATCACATCCTTGGGCTCAGAACCAACAAAGAAGAATGCATCAACGACACCAGCCTCAGCCATCCACAGTGTGTCGATCCGCCCATTGTCCTGCGCAGTGGCACCATCCCAACCTGGTGCAAGCACGTCGATCTGCATCTCCGCTGCGTTGAGCCAGAAAAAGCCAGACGACGACCGACTTCCATGCCCAATCATGAAGGGGATCGAGCCATACAGACCGAAGGGCGATTCGTGGAGGTACTCGAAGACGTCTAGGTTGAAGAGGCGGTAGGGTTCGGACTCCTCGACCCCCGGGCCGCGGGTGGGGCGGAGGGCGAGCGAGGTGGACCCGTGCTCCGGGAGACCGTAGACGAAGTCCGCGCCATAAAAGGAGAGGTCGAAGGTGATGGACTGCGGACCGCGGGGGCGCTTGTCGGTGTGGCTCCGGAAGTGCTCCTCCCACGTCTCGTTCTCCGGCTTGGACTCCCGCATCGGCTCGAAGTCGAAGAGACCGTGGGAGTTGAAGGAGAGCACAGGATCGCCCGACCCAGCGCGACGGAGGGTAAGCTCGAACGGATCGTGCTTAACGACGACGTCAAGGTCGGAGGAGAGGGCGACGGTGGATACGCCGGCGGCGGTCTTGGGCTCGGGGAGGTGGAGCGTGCGTGCCTCGAGGTCCGGGAGGAGGACATCGGGGACTTGGAACCGGCGGTGCGGCGGAGTGGCGGTGGAGTAGTCCTCATCGATCTGGAGCCGCAGCGCGTGCGGGGGCAGCACGGAGAGGCGGAGCACGAGGGGTCGCGGGCGGGACGGGTGGGAGAGCTCGGCAGAGATAGAGCCGTCGGGGGAGACGGCGAGCGAGCCAGCGGCGAGGGAGAGCGGCGCCTCGAGCGAGTGCGGGGCGCGGGTTCGAGCGCGCTTGCAGAAGGGCGTCTGGTTGCAGTTGCGGAACTCGTCCTTCTTCCACGCGCGCGCGGCGGGGGAGGCCGCTGCgaggagcaggaggaggagcGGGGCGGCTAGCCGCCGCGGCGGGGGATCCATGGTGCGCGCGGCGGGGCTGACGGAGTGACGGGTGGATCTGGATGGAGGTGGGGCCGGGCTCCGGGACAGTAGTAGACTGCCCTCTCGCTATAGGTAGCGATGGTAGTGGGGTACTGGGGTGGGTTCAGTGTGGGTCCCGCTCGTCGTTCAGAGTTTATCTGAAATTTTGTGTCAGTTTTTAAATTTATTTAGGCATGAACAACTTTGTTTATCATGACTGCCTAAGAGTTATAGTTTGCCTCCTCACGGCTTTCTATACACGTTGTCTCTTAGCTGCATTGATGATCAAGGGTCTCAATGTTGTAGTCGTCTCTTATACTTAGAAAATCAAGCTGGTGTCTCAGAGTTGTACATGCCTTTAGACTATTCTTGGTGATGGTTTCATGCATGTTTAATAGTGTGTCATGTCAATTTTTTTTGTGATATGGCATAACATATAAGAGAATTGAGTTTCATGGTGATGAAACCATGTCAACTCGTTTCTAAAATCTTGGAAATCGTGTGAAACCTCCATTTAGAGTGATTTGTTACGTATTCACATAATGTAATAACTTCTATTGGCCATTAAGTTGAAACATTTAATTGGTATGTTAGCCCATGAAATAATAACGTGAAATATTGCATTGAGAGACATTGTTTCATTCATAGTTTCGTAGCACTTATGATGATGTGGCAACGTTGGAAAGAGTGATACGAAACTCCCATTGTGAATAGCTTTATATTTTGGGTTTCTAGCATCTAAACTCGAGCTCAAATCCGAAAATTGGGGTACCTGTAATTTATGGTACCCATAATTTCGATTCGTGCAACAGTAAACTACCTGATATTTCCAACTATATACCGGACAACACATACAAAATCACAGAATACAAAGAGCAAAATCACAAAGCGGACACACTCCACACAGGCAACCAACGTCCCAACGATCCAGCTCTTAGCACTTAGTTGTTGAATAACtaagttaccacggatcaccagatctgcTCCCTTCCCTCCCATCAACAGTTTAGACATGAGAAGATGTTGAAGACTCGTCTCCCTTCCCAGAAGCATGATAGAGGAATACACGAGACCTGAGATGTCGAGCTGGGCCTCTGCCCTCTTTCTCATTGATATCTTATGAGTGGGTACATGTTCCTTTATATAGAgacgtgagacccctcaggggcaaagtcggtatttacccacataaccctaactagggttacttaacactctcccttgggcgaataccgcgaccaacccatgcctcgttaaaactcccaaaacccagtgggaaaatgtGGAGAAAGAGCACATGGTGATGcatattgcatttgcactttgttggctCGTTAAAACCTTATGTGAAAaacttcagtaaactcactaaggaaaaagagtacaacagttGTTATCAGGACAAATTTCGATCTTCTGGATGTGGGTTCCATCGAATCCTCTACAaggtctaaaatttaaaacatgcACCCCCTAATCCTTGCAAAACTATATCAATATGGCAAAACATCTTCTtatggaagtatatgcacatggagatttagcaaacggatttgaaagggaaatgtgcccttgggccatttctagaattgttttggtgattagatgtccaacacatggTTCTAAGTTTATATGTGCCAAGGTGCAAATCAAGGAATAAGGTATGTATCCGGACTTAGTAAATTGGTTTTCTaggtactaacatgtttatctaagtactagaaacagtgtcaagaaaagaagaaaagaattggagaagatacggctcaggacagccaaaaccagcaccaccctggcacaccggactgtccggtggtgcaccagacagtgtccagtgccccaGACTGGCTCGTaggcgaacaggccgctctcgggaatcggtGGGGCAacgtggctaaaaatcaccgaagtgtccggtggtgcaccagactgtccggtgagtcatcagcGCTCGCACCCAAGTACATCGTCGACGAACTCGTCGTTCTCGGGAAAAGGAGAAAGCGTCGTGGCTAAaaattaccggactgtccggtgagccaaaggcgctcacggccaatggtcgactgcgcaatcagcgggcgacgtgtggcccacaccaacggtctgttgggcacaccggactgtccggtgtgcaccggacagtgtctggtgcgtcaACCGGTCCCGAGGCCTAACAGTCGGTTGTGCCCGATATGGAAGGGAATCGAACACTGGACAGGTACTGTagccgtccggtggtgcaccgaactgtcccgtgcaccactcgacataaggcaagaattgccttccaagttgatctccaacggctcctagctgccttggggctataaaagggacccctaggcgcatggagcaatacaccaaacattcacgaagcatcctaagactctCAGACTCTGCCTCcatgcatttgattcgttgtgttagtgatttgagcttcgtttgagttgtgaactccatgtgctgtgttttgagctcaagtcttggctagtgtgcatgtgtgtgctgcggattcgaGTCTTATGTGTGTTGCTTTCCCAACCTTTctcttgtgcttctttgtgatctctattgtaagggcgagaggctccaacttgtggagattcctcgcaaacgggagaagaaCACTAAACAAAAATTCGTGGTATTCaaattgatcattggatcacttgaaaggggttgagtgcaaccattgtccattgggacgccacaacgtggaagtaggcaagtgttatacttggccgaaccacgggataaaacaccATGTCTCTTGTGCTGCTcttctctgtgattatttgtgttcgcaagagcttgcTTCATAAcaacttgattaactcgcactaacatctttataatcaagtttgtggctatttagtgtttgtttttacaggatcacctattcaccccccctctaggtgctcccaattggtattggagccatactcttcatctaagggactaaccgcccaaagagatggatcctaagggtaaggggatggtggtcaatgacaaggaggagtctatcttcaacgagccaagagacgacacacaagaagaaggatgggaagaagaagaggcgcatcaagaagatcatctactacgacagcgacgcctccttttcttcaccaagggatgacgatgacgacgtctcctcgtcgaaaaagaaaacggtcaatcagAATtaatcttttgactattctcgcattccTTATAACTCAAATGCgtatttactatcaattccccttggaaaacctccaaaTTTTGATGGAGAGTactattcgttttggagtcataaaatgcgtagtcatttattctctctccatcctagtatatgggaaattgtagaaaatgggatgcattttgatagttctgaTAAtcatatgtttatcaatgagcaaattcataaaaatgcccaagccactactgttttgctagcatctctgtgcagggatgaatataacaaggttagtggcttggacaacgccaaacaaatctgggacaccctcaagatatctcatgagggaaatgatgccaccatgattaccaaaatggaactagtggaaggcgagctggggagaggagccaacacaaacctacaacaggctcaagaccctggtcaacaaaatccgaagctacagaagcacaagatggacggatcatgatgtcgtccgactcatgatcaggtcatttacagttattgacccccatcttgtcaaccttattcgtgaaaaccctaggtacacgaagatgacgcccgaggaaatcctcggaaaattcgtgagcgggcgcatgatggtgaaagaggcacgatacgtggacgatgcactaaacggtccactacccatctacgagccatagc
It encodes:
- the LOC100279293 gene encoding Probable glucan 1,3-alpha-glucosidase, with amino-acid sequence MRESKPENETWEEHFRSHTDKRPRGPQSITFDLSFYGADFVYGLPEHGSTSLALRPTRGPGVEESEPYRLFNLDVFEYLHESPFGLYGSIPFMIGHGSRSSSGFFWLNAAEMQIDVLAPGWDGATAQDNGRIDTLWMAEAGVVDAFFFVGSEPKDVIKQYISVSGTPSMPQQFAIAYHQCRWNYRDEADVDSVDAGFDEHDIPYDVLWLDIEHTDGKRYFTWDHSAFPNPEEMQRKIADKGRKMVTIVDPHIKRDSSFHLHQEATDKGYYVKDANGNDYDGWCWPGSSSYPDMLNPEIREWWADKFSYENYKGSTPTLYIWNDMNEPSVFNGPEVTMPRDAMHYGDVEHRELHNAYGYYFHMATADGLLKRDKGKHRPFVLSRAFFAGSQRYGAVWTGDNSADWDHLKSSIPMVLILGLTGLPFSGADVGGFFGNPEPDLLVRWYQVGAFYPFFRGHAHHDTKRREPWLFGERRTAIIREAIHMRYSLLPYFYTLFREASVNGIPVMRPLWLEFPEDKETYNNGEAFMVGPSLLAQGIYEEGQKSVSVYLPGKESWYDLRNGSPYKGSVTHKLQVLEDSIPSFQRAGTIVPRKDRFRRSSTQMVNDPYTLVIALNSSGAAEGELYMDDGKSYDYQQGAFSHRRFVFADNKLTSFNIAPDNLSKKFTSGCVIERIIVLGLRSGVKKAIIEPGNQEVEIESGPISLRSGSSPVVPTIRRPNVRIADSWTIWIA